In Onthophagus taurus isolate NC chromosome 6, IU_Otau_3.0, whole genome shotgun sequence, a genomic segment contains:
- the LOC111420336 gene encoding endocuticle structural glycoprotein ABD-4-like, with protein MKVIFGTFFFYLSVVGFPQETPIPILRQNQEVNIDGSYRWSYETGNGIAAEEQGFLKKDSPDQEIQVAQGQFKYKDLDGQDIELAYIADENGFQPQGNHLPTPPPIPPSIQRALEYLATLPDEANSKKKF; from the exons ATGAAAGTC ATTTTTggaacttttttcttttatttgagCGTCGTTGGATTTCCGCAAGAAACGCCTATTCCTATTTTAAGACAAAATCAAGAGGTCAATATCGATGGATCTTACAGATGGAG TTATGAAACTGGTAATGGAATAGCAGCTGAAGAACAAGGATTCTTAAAGAAGGATAGCCCCGACCAAGAGATTCAAGTTGCTCAAGgtcaatttaaatataaagatttAGATGGACAAGATATCGAATTAGCTTACATCGCCGATGAGAATGGTTTTCAACCTCAAGGAAACCACCTTCCGACTCCTCCACCAATTCCACCATCGATACAACGAGCTTTGGAATATTTAGCTACTTTACCCGATGAGGCgaattcaaaaaagaaattttaa